The Cucumis melo cultivar AY chromosome 5, USDA_Cmelo_AY_1.0, whole genome shotgun sequence genome has a segment encoding these proteins:
- the LOC127149481 gene encoding uncharacterized protein LOC127149481 isoform X2, with translation MAARKENNRWRSVPEFGGWDHNAPGASNYSVVFTRARADRKQQKTDLTEFKKTSLGNERELMEAMDKSHCHQKHRHHRHRHHHEHQHRHHHHQHHHQPPPDDSVGPKKKKILTYINCCIRP, from the exons ATGGCTGCTCGGAAGGag AATAATAGGTGGAGATCAGTTCCAGAATTTGGGGGTTGGGATCACAATGCGCCAGGAGCAAGCAATTATTCTGTTGTATTTACTCGAGCTCGAGCCGAtagaaaacaacaaaaaactgACTTAACTGAGTTCAAAAAAACCAGCCTAGGGAATGAAAGGGAGTTAATGGAAGCCATGGATAAAAGTCATTGTCACCAAAAACATCGCCATCATCGCCATCGCCATCACCATGAACACCAACACCGCCACCATCACCACCAACATCATCATCAACCACCCCCAGATGACTCTGTTGGCCCA aagaaaaagaagattctGACCTACATCAATTGTTGTATCAGGCCTTGA
- the LOC103491466 gene encoding splicing factor 3B subunit 6-like protein, whose amino-acid sequence MATFSLPRKGNTRLPPEVNRVLFVRNLPFNITSEEMYDIFGKYGAIRQIRIGTNKDTRGTAFVVYEDIYDAKTAVDHLSGFNVANRYLIVLYYQQAKMSKKFDQKKKEDELARMQEKYGVSTKDK is encoded by the coding sequence ATGGCCACATTCAGCCTTCCCCGCAAGGGAAATACGAGGCTGCCGCCGGAGGTCAACAGAGTCTTGTTTGTACGAAATTTACCCTTCAACATCACCAGTGAAGAGATGTACGATATCTTCGGCAAATATGGGGCGATACGGCAGATTCGGATTGGTACGAACAAGGATACTAGAGGTACCGCCTTTGTCGTTTACGAAGATATCTATGATGCTAAGACGGCGGTGGATCATCTCTCCGGTTTCAACGTTGCGAATCGGTATCTGATCGTGTTGTACTACCAGCAAGCCAAGATGAGTAAAAAATTCGaccagaagaagaaagaggatgaaCTCGCTAGGATGCAGGAGAAGTATGGTGTTTCCACGAAAGATAAGTAA
- the LOC127149481 gene encoding uncharacterized protein LOC127149481 isoform X1, with protein sequence MAARKENNRWRSVPEFGGWDHNAPGASNYSVVFTRARADRKQQKTDLTEFKKTSLGNERELMEAMDKSHCHQKHRHHRHRHHHEHQHRHHHHQHHHQPPPDDSVGPQKKKKILTYINCCIRP encoded by the exons ATGGCTGCTCGGAAGGag AATAATAGGTGGAGATCAGTTCCAGAATTTGGGGGTTGGGATCACAATGCGCCAGGAGCAAGCAATTATTCTGTTGTATTTACTCGAGCTCGAGCCGAtagaaaacaacaaaaaactgACTTAACTGAGTTCAAAAAAACCAGCCTAGGGAATGAAAGGGAGTTAATGGAAGCCATGGATAAAAGTCATTGTCACCAAAAACATCGCCATCATCGCCATCGCCATCACCATGAACACCAACACCGCCACCATCACCACCAACATCATCATCAACCACCCCCAGATGACTCTGTTGGCCCA cagaagaaaaagaagattctGACCTACATCAATTGTTGTATCAGGCCTTGA
- the LOC103491467 gene encoding calcium-dependent protein kinase 2 encodes MGNCCSRENPDEAPATSVKEESNNADNSKDDGGNTNHGNSTNNPSSKTPPSASPAASTKPSKPSQIGTVLGRPMEDVRSTYSIGKELGRGQFGVTHLCTHKASGEQLACKTIAKRKLVNKEDIEDVRREVQIMHHLTGQPNIVELKGAYEDKHSVHLVMELCAGGELFDRIIAKGHYTERAAASLLRTIVQIVHTCHSMGVIHRDLKPENFLLLSKDEDSPLKATDFGLSVFYKQGEVFKDIVGSAYYIAPEVLKRRYGPEVDIWSVGVMLYILLCGVPPFWAESEHGIFNAILRGHIDFTSDPWPSISPAAKDLVRKMLNSDPKQRLSAFQVLNHPWIKEDGEAPDTPLDNAVLNRLKQFRAMNKFKKVALRVIAGCLSEEEIMGLKQMFKSMDTDNSGTITLEELKQGLAKQGTKLSEYEVKQLMEAADADGNGTIDYDEFITATMHLNRMDREEHLYTAFQYFDKDNSGYITTEELEQALREYGMHDGRDIKEILSEVDADNDGRINYDEFVAMMRKGNPEANPKKRRDVFV; translated from the exons ATGGGCAACTGTTGCTCTCGTGAAAACCCCGACGAGGCTCCTGCCACCAGCGTCAAGGAAGAATCCAACAACGCTGATAATTCGAAGGATGATGGCGGAAATACCAATCACGGAAATTCCACTAATAACCCATCTAGTAAAACTCCTCCTTCTGCCTCTCCGGCGGCTTCCACCAAACCTTCGAAGCCATCTCAGATCGGTACTGTTTTAGGGCGGCCGATGGAAGATGTTCGATCTACTTACTCCATTGGTAAGGAGCTGGGAAGGGGTCAATTCGGGGTAACCCATTTATGTACTCATAAGGCTTCTGGCGAACAGTTGGCCTGCAAAACCATTGCTAAGAGGAAACTTGTAAATAAAGAAGATATTGAAGATGTTAGGAGGGAAGTCCAGATTATGCATCATTTAACTGGTCAACCTAATATTGTCGAGCTTAAAGGAGCTTATGAAGATAAGCATTCTGTTCATTTAGTTATGGAATTGTGCGCTGGAGGAGAGTTGTTTGATCGTATCATTGCCAAAGGCCATTATACAGAGCGAGCCGCGGCTTCTTTGCTCAGGACTATTGTCCAGATTGTTCATACTTGTCATTCCATGGGGGTTATTCATAGAGATCTTAAGCCTGAAAACTTCCTCTTGCTCAGTAAAGACGAGGATTCTCCACTTAAGGCTACTGATTTCGGTTTGTCAGTGTTCTATAAGCAAG GAGAGGTATTCAAGGATATTGTTGGTAGTGCATATTACATTGCCCCAGAAGTGTTGAAAAGGAGATATGGACCTGAAGTTGATATTTGGAGTGTTGGAGTTATGCTATATATTTTACTGTGTGGTGTTCCACCTTTTTGGGCAG AATCTGAACACGGGATATTCAATGCGATCTTGCGTGGTCACATCGATTTCACTAGTGATCCATGGCCTTCAATATCACCTGCAGCAAAGGATCTTGTAAGGAAGATGTTGAATTCAGACCCCAAGCAGAGATTGTCAGCCTTCCAAGTTTTAA ATCATCCATGGATTAAGGAGGATGGAGAAGCGCCTGATACTCCACTTGACAATGCGGTGCTCAATAGGCTCAAACAGTTCCGTGCGATGAACAAATTCAAGAAAGTTGCCCTTCGG GTGATTGCGGGATGTCTATCGGAGGAAGAAATCATGGGGCTCAAACAAATGTTCAAGAGCATGGATACTGATAACAGCGGGACAATAACGCTTGAAGAGCTAAAGCAAGGACTTGCAAAGCAAGGCACAAAACTCTCTGAATATGAAGTTAAACAATTAATGGAAGCC GCTGATGCTGATGGTAATGGAACCATAGACTATGATGAGTTCATCACAGCAACAATGCACCTGAACCGAATGGATAGAGAAGAACACCTTTACACTGCCTTCCAGTATTTCGACAAAGATAACAGCGG ATATATCACTACGGAGGAGTTGGAGCAAGCTCTTAGAGAATACGGCATGCATGATGGAAGGGACATTAAGGAGATCCTTTCTGAAGTGGATGCAGACAAT GATGGTCGCATCAACTATGATGAATTTGTAGCGATGATGCGAAAAGGAAACCCAGAAGCAAATCCCAAGAAGCGTCGTGATGTTTTCGTTTGA
- the LOC127149481 gene encoding uncharacterized protein LOC127149481 isoform X3, translating to MAARKENNRWRSVPEFGGWDHNAPGASNYSVVFTRARADRKQQKTDLTEFKKTSLGNERELMEAMDKSHCHQKHRHHRHRHHHEHQHRHHHHQHHHQPPPDDSVGPAL from the exons ATGGCTGCTCGGAAGGag AATAATAGGTGGAGATCAGTTCCAGAATTTGGGGGTTGGGATCACAATGCGCCAGGAGCAAGCAATTATTCTGTTGTATTTACTCGAGCTCGAGCCGAtagaaaacaacaaaaaactgACTTAACTGAGTTCAAAAAAACCAGCCTAGGGAATGAAAGGGAGTTAATGGAAGCCATGGATAAAAGTCATTGTCACCAAAAACATCGCCATCATCGCCATCGCCATCACCATGAACACCAACACCGCCACCATCACCACCAACATCATCATCAACCACCCCCAGATGACTCTGTTGGCCCA GCTTTGTAA